The following coding sequences lie in one Lysobacter capsici genomic window:
- the nusB gene encoding transcription antitermination factor NusB: MTRRRQDGIDPVARSRARRRALQAVYAWQMSGSKVNDVIGQFAHEQAHEVADLEYFEDLVRGVDKHQEELDTALAPFLDRDIEQVDPIERATLRIAAYELRLRPDVPYRVVINEAIETVKRFGAEHGHTYVNGVLDHAAAEWRAVEFGASKKK, translated from the coding sequence ATGACCCGTCGCCGTCAGGATGGAATCGACCCGGTCGCGCGTTCGCGCGCGCGCCGCCGCGCGCTGCAGGCGGTGTACGCCTGGCAGATGTCCGGCTCCAAGGTCAACGACGTGATCGGCCAGTTCGCCCACGAACAGGCCCACGAAGTCGCCGACCTGGAGTACTTCGAGGACCTCGTGCGCGGGGTCGACAAGCACCAGGAAGAACTCGATACCGCGCTCGCGCCGTTCTTGGATCGCGATATCGAGCAGGTCGATCCGATCGAGCGCGCGACCCTGCGCATCGCCGCCTACGAACTGCGCCTGCGGCCCGACGTGCCGTACCGCGTGGTGATCAACGAGGCGATCGAGACGGTCAAGCGCTTCGGCGCCGAACACGGCCACACTTACGTCAACGGCGTGCTCGACCATGCCGCGGCGGAGTGGCGCGCGGTCGAATTCGGCGCGTCGAAGAAGAAGTGA
- the ribH gene encoding 6,7-dimethyl-8-ribityllumazine synthase: MPHYEGDLRSPEGARYAIIASRWNPRITDTLVAGARKTFAEHGVAEDAIDVIRVPGAWELPIVARRLALAGRHAAVVALGCVVRGDTRHYEQVADGCSDGLMRVSLDHGLAIANGVLAVERHEDAEARAGGSHGNKGEEAAQAALEMSHLLGQLP; this comes from the coding sequence ATGCCCCATTACGAAGGCGACCTGCGCAGCCCCGAGGGCGCGCGCTACGCCATCATCGCCAGCCGCTGGAATCCGCGCATCACCGACACCCTGGTGGCCGGCGCGCGCAAGACCTTCGCCGAACACGGCGTTGCCGAGGACGCCATCGACGTGATCCGCGTCCCCGGCGCCTGGGAACTGCCGATCGTCGCCCGCCGCCTGGCCCTGGCCGGCCGTCACGCGGCGGTGGTCGCGCTGGGCTGCGTCGTGCGCGGCGACACCCGCCATTACGAACAAGTCGCCGACGGCTGCTCCGACGGGCTGATGCGCGTCTCGCTCGACCACGGCCTAGCGATCGCCAACGGCGTGCTCGCGGTCGAACGCCACGAAGACGCTGAGGCCCGCGCCGGCGGCAGCCACGGCAACAAGGGCGAGGAAGCCGCGCAGGCCGCCTTGGAAATGAGCCATCTGCTGGGACAACTGCCATGA
- the ribB gene encoding 3,4-dihydroxy-2-butanone-4-phosphate synthase: MSFASVPELLEEIRAGRMVVIVDDEDRENEGDLIMAAELVRPADINFMVTHARGLVCLSLMRERCFQLGLGPMVRDNTSPHHTNFTVSIEAAEGVTTGISAYDRAHTVRTAVRPDAKPSDLAQPGHIFPLMSQPGGVLSRAGHTEAASDLALLAGLEPAGVLVEILNADGSMARRPELEAFAAEHGLKIGSIEELIRYRLATEHTVERVDEREIQTEHGPFRLLSYRDRLTHGLHFALVRGQADVQAPTLVRVHVQNPLADALHWRRPDFGPAVGDVLAAIAREGRGALVLLADHADADALLARVREQPSAHADGQGGADDEGHGSGERAGELAGESAEPTAPPSRGHALAEWRRNGAGGQILADLGLGKLRVLGTPRRQIGLAGFGLEVVEYVDIAALM, translated from the coding sequence ATGAGTTTCGCGAGCGTTCCCGAATTGCTGGAAGAAATCCGCGCCGGCCGCATGGTGGTGATCGTCGACGACGAAGACCGCGAGAACGAAGGCGACCTGATCATGGCCGCCGAGCTGGTGCGTCCGGCCGACATCAACTTCATGGTCACCCACGCGCGCGGCCTGGTGTGCCTGTCGCTGATGCGCGAGCGTTGTTTCCAGCTCGGCCTGGGGCCGATGGTGCGCGACAACACCTCGCCGCACCACACCAACTTCACCGTCAGCATCGAAGCGGCCGAAGGCGTCACCACCGGCATCTCGGCCTACGACCGCGCCCACACCGTGCGCACCGCGGTGCGGCCCGACGCCAAGCCCTCGGACCTGGCCCAGCCCGGCCACATCTTCCCGCTGATGTCGCAGCCCGGCGGCGTGCTCAGCCGCGCCGGCCACACCGAGGCGGCGAGCGATCTGGCCTTGTTGGCCGGCCTGGAACCGGCCGGCGTGCTGGTCGAGATCCTCAACGCCGACGGCAGCATGGCGCGGCGTCCCGAACTGGAAGCGTTCGCGGCCGAGCACGGCCTGAAGATCGGTTCGATCGAGGAATTGATCCGTTACCGCCTGGCCACCGAGCACACGGTCGAGCGGGTCGACGAACGCGAGATCCAGACCGAGCACGGCCCGTTCCGCCTGCTGAGCTACCGCGACCGGTTGACCCACGGCCTGCATTTCGCCCTGGTCCGCGGCCAGGCCGATGTGCAGGCCCCGACGCTGGTGCGGGTCCACGTGCAGAACCCGCTGGCCGACGCGCTGCATTGGCGCCGGCCGGACTTCGGCCCGGCGGTCGGCGACGTGCTGGCCGCGATCGCCCGCGAAGGCCGCGGCGCGCTGGTGCTGCTGGCCGACCACGCCGACGCCGATGCGCTGCTGGCGCGGGTGCGCGAACAGCCGTCGGCGCATGCGGACGGGCAGGGCGGGGCTGACGACGAGGGTCATGGCTCGGGCGAGCGTGCCGGTGAATTGGCCGGCGAGTCGGCCGAACCGACCGCGCCGCCGAGCCGCGGCCATGCCCTGGCCGAATGGCGGCGCAACGGCGCCGGCGGCCAGATCCTGGCCGACCTGGGCCTGGGCAAACTGCGCGTGCTCGGCACCCCGCGCCGCCAGATCGGCCTGGCCGGATTCGGGCTGGAAGTGGTGGAGTACGTGGATATCGCCGCGTTGATGTGA
- a CDS encoding riboflavin synthase, with protein MFTGIIEGVGRIADKHDLGGDVRLRIATGSLDFTDPKLGESIAVNGVCLTVIEFGSGWFDADASNETLSLTTLGALGPAARVNLERAMRPSDRLGGHLVSGHVDGVGAVLSIHDDARAQRWRFKAPAPLLRYIAKKGSICVDGVSLTVNEVDAEGFEVALIPHTVQNTAFAQTGIGDAINLEIDLVARYVERLLGERQPGGAA; from the coding sequence ATGTTCACCGGCATCATCGAAGGCGTCGGCCGCATCGCCGACAAGCACGATCTCGGCGGCGACGTGCGGTTGCGCATCGCCACCGGCAGCCTCGATTTCACCGACCCCAAGCTCGGCGAAAGCATCGCGGTCAACGGCGTGTGCCTGACCGTGATCGAATTCGGCTCCGGGTGGTTCGACGCCGACGCGTCCAACGAAACCCTGTCGCTGACCACGCTCGGCGCGCTGGGGCCCGCCGCGCGGGTCAACCTGGAACGCGCGATGCGGCCGAGCGACCGGCTCGGCGGGCACCTGGTCAGCGGCCATGTCGACGGCGTCGGCGCGGTGCTGTCGATCCACGACGACGCGCGCGCGCAGCGCTGGCGCTTCAAGGCGCCGGCGCCGCTGCTGCGCTACATCGCCAAGAAAGGCTCGATCTGCGTCGACGGGGTCAGCCTCACCGTCAACGAGGTCGACGCGGAGGGTTTCGAGGTCGCGCTGATTCCGCACACCGTGCAGAACACCGCGTTCGCGCAGACCGGCATCGGCGATGCGATCAATCTGGAAATCGACTTGGTGGCCCGTTACGTCGAGCGCCTGCTCGGCGAGCGTCAGCCCGGAGGTGCGGCATGA
- a CDS encoding class I SAM-dependent methyltransferase — MSQNAFKDHFSAIAGAYAAARPEYPDALFDAIAEQVPADATVWEPGCGSGQATRGLAARFARVHASDPSVKQLEQHWAHEASLRGEGRVALSVAPGERTDLADASVQLVAVAQALHWFERERFFAECERVLAPGGVLAVWAYGDFLPPPGMEVAVADFRARIDPFWQRENAEVRAGYPDYAWPFEALPAPSLWLMAQWGLGRFLGYLNSLSATDRCRAATGDDPVALNRPALSQAWGMAEDVRTIQWPLTLHLRRKAG; from the coding sequence ATGAGCCAGAACGCCTTCAAGGACCACTTCTCCGCGATCGCCGGCGCCTATGCCGCCGCGCGTCCGGAGTATCCCGACGCGCTGTTCGACGCGATCGCCGAGCAGGTGCCGGCCGATGCGACGGTGTGGGAGCCCGGTTGCGGCAGCGGCCAGGCCACGCGCGGGCTCGCGGCGCGGTTCGCGCGGGTGCATGCGAGCGATCCCAGCGTCAAACAGCTCGAACAGCACTGGGCGCATGAGGCCTCGCTGCGCGGCGAAGGCCGGGTCGCCCTGAGCGTCGCGCCGGGCGAACGCACCGACCTGGCCGATGCCAGCGTGCAACTGGTCGCGGTCGCGCAGGCCCTGCACTGGTTCGAACGCGAGCGATTTTTCGCCGAATGCGAGCGCGTGCTCGCGCCCGGCGGGGTGCTGGCGGTATGGGCCTATGGCGATTTCCTGCCGCCGCCGGGGATGGAGGTCGCGGTGGCCGATTTCCGCGCCCGCATCGATCCTTTCTGGCAGCGCGAGAACGCCGAAGTCCGCGCCGGATACCCCGATTACGCATGGCCGTTCGAAGCGCTGCCGGCGCCGTCGCTGTGGTTGATGGCGCAATGGGGGCTGGGGCGTTTCCTGGGTTATCTGAACAGTCTGTCCGCGACCGACCGCTGCCGCGCTGCGACCGGCGACGACCCGGTCGCGCTGAACCGCCCGGCGTTGTCGCAGGCCTGGGGCATGGCCGAGGACGTGCGGACGATTCAATGGCCGTTGACGCTGCATTTGCGGCGCAAGGCGGGTTGA